In a genomic window of Variimorphobacter saccharofermentans:
- a CDS encoding tyrosine-type recombinase/integrase, whose product MNTKLQVQEVQITQNVQFNASLFTRFIEYTDVKETTLKGYAVCLRAFARWLQRNNIIRPTREDIKAYKEELERSDFTAGTKQQYLRAVKHFFKWTSSEGLYPNIADNIKGAKVKHDNTKKDALKESDIINICNSIDRNTTTGKRDYAMILLSVTGGLRIIELHRANIEDIKTIAGEKVLFIQGKGRDEKDEYIKLVPEVQEALEAYLNTRPGAKKKEALFVSTSNNSKGQRITEPSISRLIKNIFRAAGYDSDRITAHSLRHTAVTMLLKSGSSIQQAQHFARHADPATTGIYAHNIEREKDHSEQAIFNYIFKKDDESKLQEAQELLEELDQDELNKALQYLRSIRKEMIA is encoded by the coding sequence ATGAACACGAAGCTACAAGTACAAGAGGTACAAATAACACAAAATGTACAATTTAACGCTTCTTTATTTACCAGGTTTATAGAATATACAGATGTAAAAGAAACCACCCTTAAAGGCTATGCTGTATGCCTTAGAGCTTTTGCAAGATGGTTGCAAAGGAACAATATAATCCGGCCAACAAGAGAAGATATTAAAGCCTATAAAGAAGAGCTGGAACGTAGCGACTTTACTGCCGGGACTAAGCAGCAATATTTAAGGGCTGTTAAACACTTCTTCAAATGGACTTCAAGCGAGGGCTTATATCCTAATATTGCCGACAATATTAAGGGTGCCAAGGTAAAACACGACAACACCAAAAAAGACGCTTTAAAGGAATCCGACATCATAAATATTTGTAATAGCATAGACCGAAACACAACAACAGGAAAAAGAGATTATGCTATGATCCTTCTTTCTGTAACCGGCGGGCTAAGAATTATCGAATTACACAGAGCCAACATTGAAGACATCAAGACCATAGCCGGGGAAAAGGTTTTATTCATCCAGGGAAAAGGTAGGGATGAAAAAGATGAATACATCAAACTTGTACCGGAAGTACAAGAAGCATTAGAAGCATATCTAAATACCCGTCCAGGAGCTAAAAAGAAAGAAGCCCTTTTTGTCAGCACAAGCAATAACAGCAAAGGGCAACGCATTACAGAGCCAAGCATAAGCCGATTAATAAAAAATATATTTAGAGCTGCAGGATATGACAGCGATCGAATAACCGCCCACAGTTTAAGACATACAGCAGTAACAATGCTTCTTAAAAGCGGAAGTTCCATACAACAAGCTCAACACTTTGCCCGCCATGCAGACCCGGCCACAACAGGAATATACGCCCACAATATTGAAAGGGAAAAGGATCATAGCGAGCAGGCTATATTTAATTATATATTTAAAAAAGATGATGAAAGCAAATTACAGGAAGCCCAGGAGCTTCTGGAAGAGCTTGACCAGGACGAACTAAATAAAGCATTACAGTATTTAAGATCCATTAGAAAGGAGATGATAGCGTGA
- a CDS encoding helix-turn-helix domain-containing protein, translating to MSAGRPKKDLQRPEDLNQLFYNIYETADILGVHERTVRRLIKDNELKAFKVGRVWRISREAIEELTKN from the coding sequence GTGAGCGCAGGAAGACCTAAAAAAGACTTACAGCGACCGGAAGATCTGAACCAACTATTTTATAATATTTATGAAACCGCTGATATTCTGGGCGTACACGAAAGAACAGTAAGACGCCTTATTAAGGATAATGAATTGAAAGCCTTTAAGGTAGGGCGTGTATGGAGAATTTCCAGGGAAGCAATCGAGGAGCTTACGAAAAATTAG